One Williamsia sp. DF01-3 genomic region harbors:
- a CDS encoding radical SAM protein → MSTYTRIVDVHNDTSVILNLPRRVADVVPTVQAQVLQADLHNADPQWVRYATRVGYLTDQTRESERQWFRELVGTIADDKRDGAVATLSLVTTNTCNLACSYCFQSDSGMREIAQRFMTIDQAKESFAAIDRLVDNGQVLSHIELFGGEPLLPSTRRVVEYAVLEAERRGLLTRATSNGVFLDHFVDLLGPTRIYDLQVTLDGSARFHDERRIGKKRQPTFDRILANIELAVARGVDVDIRANIDRRNIDGLIELIDVLDTRELLDAPNVEFTWVNVWPDEAAEDDVDSGFFMTRADIDAHLAHQSSNHPALTKVSPPPTPLSAYLSEIMHDPQIRFCGAGANNLFVSPEALVYSCDEHVGQPQRAVATIDEAGIAPLPLWDVWRDRRIDKLTNCVDCSVSLAHGGGCGAKLSDAQLGRYGACGTFPADFDNEVRRLALITEP, encoded by the coding sequence TTGAGCACCTACACGCGAATCGTCGACGTGCACAACGACACCAGCGTGATACTCAACTTGCCTCGTAGGGTTGCCGACGTGGTCCCTACGGTGCAGGCACAAGTTTTGCAGGCCGATCTGCACAATGCCGACCCGCAGTGGGTTCGGTACGCCACCCGCGTCGGCTACCTCACCGACCAGACCCGTGAGTCCGAGAGACAGTGGTTTCGAGAACTCGTCGGCACCATCGCCGACGACAAGAGGGACGGTGCGGTCGCGACCCTCAGCTTGGTCACCACAAACACGTGTAACCTGGCCTGTTCGTACTGTTTTCAGTCCGACAGCGGAATGCGAGAGATTGCTCAACGCTTCATGACGATCGATCAGGCGAAAGAGAGTTTCGCCGCTATTGACCGTTTGGTCGACAACGGGCAGGTCTTGTCCCACATCGAGTTGTTCGGCGGCGAACCCCTGTTGCCCAGTACTCGCAGGGTCGTTGAGTATGCCGTCCTGGAAGCAGAACGCCGGGGCCTGCTCACCCGGGCCACCTCCAACGGCGTCTTTTTAGATCACTTCGTCGACCTCCTCGGGCCCACCCGGATCTACGACTTGCAAGTGACACTCGACGGATCTGCCCGCTTCCACGACGAGCGTCGTATCGGCAAGAAACGCCAACCCACGTTCGACCGTATTTTGGCCAATATCGAGCTGGCAGTAGCACGCGGTGTCGATGTCGACATTCGAGCCAACATCGACCGGCGGAACATCGACGGCCTGATCGAACTCATCGACGTCCTCGACACCCGCGAACTCCTTGACGCCCCGAACGTGGAGTTCACCTGGGTGAATGTGTGGCCGGACGAGGCGGCAGAAGACGACGTCGATTCGGGTTTCTTTATGACGCGAGCTGACATTGACGCGCACTTGGCCCACCAGAGCAGTAACCACCCCGCCCTAACTAAGGTGTCGCCACCTCCAACACCCCTGTCGGCCTACCTGTCCGAGATCATGCACGATCCGCAAATCCGGTTCTGCGGTGCCGGCGCGAATAACCTTTTTGTCTCCCCGGAAGCGTTGGTGTACAGCTGCGACGAACATGTCGGCCAGCCCCAACGCGCGGTAGCCACCATAGACGAAGCAGGCATTGCACCGTTGCCGCTCTGGGACGTATGGCGCGATCGTCGGATCGACAAACTGACGAACTGTGTCGATTGCTCAGTCTCACTGGCCCACGGTGGAGGATGTGGAGCCAAACTATCTGACGCGCAATTGGGCCGCTACGGTGCTTGCGGTACGTTCCCGGCGGACTTCGACAATGAAGTTCGACGTCTCGCGCTGATTACCGAACCGTGA
- a CDS encoding glycosyltransferase codes for MEELTAHIARRQAPVPEHVSNRVVLQRGVFIGPTPGTAPDLYSRIVGTCRGRDRRSVQLTPGSAVDTDTYFGRFPAAYYLKWTTVRTVVLSAHYHARGRAQVVVWGSDNGGRVRRISHTTVVPGSQTIEVDVDLASFSDGGSVWAAFTAVDDDLTVADVQWSAPVVQPARAPVVAICTFDRPARCLATLEVLGADLQVRESLGAVYVVDQGTDLVRDQDGFDRVATEFGDRLVYIQQPNLGGAGGFTRGMCETLARHDDVHLILMDDDIHPEPETVLRLNAFANVACSPMIVGAQMLYLLRPTRLHVGAEEADLQRLRAGRWSANALHDADMLTERQDSVADAGYTGWWTCLIPTQIIKRNQLPLPMFFQWDDIEFGIRTRLAGDAQTVTLPGAAVWHMDFTAKDHDDWSLYFSVRNSLITAALHSDLAPTKLSVTLLREISRYLVSMQYGLAHTALRGIEDFLAGPDVLADGGRRALEAIRRERADFPETVTHSASEVAAHSVPVRPAGFCPDKRRVDAVLAERAVRQMTGRVHSGRVAIPGADAHWWHVSLFEEAVVPEASGHGVRVRTRDARLARTLTLRMLRVLARFRAKAVGAQQAYRTELPRLTSRDNWQRLFDAAPEGGDSINASPS; via the coding sequence ATGGAGGAATTAACTGCCCACATAGCGCGGCGTCAGGCGCCCGTTCCAGAGCACGTCTCCAATCGTGTGGTGTTGCAGCGCGGCGTGTTCATAGGCCCCACTCCTGGGACTGCCCCCGATCTCTACAGCAGGATAGTTGGGACTTGCCGTGGGCGCGATCGACGCTCAGTGCAGCTCACGCCCGGGTCGGCCGTCGATACGGACACGTATTTCGGCCGCTTTCCGGCGGCCTACTACCTCAAGTGGACGACGGTCAGGACTGTCGTTCTCAGCGCCCATTACCATGCACGTGGCCGAGCTCAGGTTGTTGTCTGGGGCTCTGACAACGGTGGACGGGTCCGCCGGATTTCCCACACCACTGTCGTGCCGGGTTCGCAGACGATCGAGGTGGATGTTGATCTGGCATCCTTCAGTGACGGCGGGTCGGTGTGGGCGGCGTTTACCGCTGTGGACGATGATTTGACCGTTGCAGATGTGCAGTGGTCGGCACCGGTGGTGCAGCCGGCGCGCGCCCCAGTAGTGGCTATTTGTACCTTTGACCGTCCCGCACGTTGCCTCGCCACTCTTGAGGTGCTCGGCGCCGATCTGCAGGTGCGAGAATCGTTGGGGGCGGTGTACGTCGTCGACCAGGGCACCGACCTCGTCCGAGATCAGGACGGATTTGACCGGGTCGCAACCGAATTCGGGGACCGGCTGGTCTATATACAGCAACCCAATCTTGGTGGTGCCGGCGGTTTCACCCGCGGCATGTGCGAGACCCTCGCCCGTCATGACGATGTTCACCTCATTCTGATGGACGACGACATTCACCCCGAACCCGAGACAGTTCTGCGGTTAAACGCTTTTGCCAACGTGGCGTGCTCACCCATGATCGTCGGGGCGCAGATGCTGTATCTCCTGCGTCCGACTCGGTTGCATGTCGGGGCTGAAGAGGCGGATCTTCAGCGACTCAGGGCCGGTCGCTGGTCGGCCAACGCACTGCACGATGCCGACATGCTGACCGAGCGTCAGGACAGCGTTGCCGACGCTGGCTACACCGGATGGTGGACCTGCCTGATCCCGACGCAGATCATTAAGCGCAATCAACTTCCCTTGCCGATGTTTTTCCAATGGGATGACATCGAGTTCGGTATTCGCACCCGCCTTGCCGGCGACGCTCAGACTGTTACTCTTCCGGGAGCAGCTGTCTGGCACATGGATTTCACTGCCAAGGATCACGACGATTGGTCATTGTATTTCAGTGTCCGAAACTCGCTCATCACCGCAGCACTGCACAGCGACCTGGCGCCGACAAAACTCAGTGTGACTCTGCTGCGTGAGATCAGCCGGTATCTGGTCTCCATGCAGTATGGCCTGGCCCATACGGCGCTTCGCGGTATCGAGGATTTCCTCGCCGGCCCCGACGTGCTGGCCGATGGCGGTCGACGAGCACTGGAGGCGATACGCCGCGAGCGCGCCGATTTCCCCGAGACAGTCACTCATTCAGCGTCCGAGGTCGCTGCGCACTCCGTGCCGGTGCGGCCTGCGGGGTTCTGTCCCGATAAGCGGCGCGTGGATGCTGTTCTCGCTGAGCGTGCGGTGCGGCAGATGACCGGCCGTGTCCACTCTGGTCGCGTTGCGATCCCCGGTGCGGACGCGCACTGGTGGCATGTGTCGTTGTTCGAGGAGGCGGTGGTTCCAGAGGCATCGGGACATGGTGTTCGGGTGCGCACTCGTGATGCGCGGTTGGCTCGAACACTGACACTGCGGATGCTGAGGGTACTGGCGCGCTTTCGCGCCAAGGCGGTCGGGGCGCAGCAGGCCTACCGAACCGAGTTGCCTCGGTTGACCAGTCGCGACAACTGGCAGCGACTGTTCGACGCAGCACCCGAGGGTGGGGACTCGATCAACGCTTCGCCCAGCTAG
- a CDS encoding class I SAM-dependent methyltransferase, with product MDVTAMTIELGDRNDPHAQARAARQAPLLLHSLTVFAEVIARVFEVTTPHTVVEVGVESGGASSTYLDHGASTVYCIEPKPTEQMRQALADNPKLHLVEGFSPAVLAEIPACDIYVIDGDHNYATVRSELDWILSKAPDAVVILHDLLWPWGRRDLYYSAAALDPADVHANTDDGPTVWHDDVTPAGFVGLGQFTAAVEAGGERNGVLTAVEDALAVDGAGVHELVLIPAVFGLGIIFPTADEQQASRIRAALEPYHQSRLLAAMENNRIALYTRILAMQFDMAAGADDRDNLVSQLQQQRADLDARQDEILRLQHELTAARANLPIADTSSARRARNRAVRAVRGIELPSWAKR from the coding sequence ATGGACGTGACCGCGATGACGATTGAGCTGGGAGACCGCAACGATCCACACGCGCAGGCCCGCGCAGCTCGGCAAGCGCCGCTGCTGCTGCATTCGCTGACCGTGTTCGCCGAAGTGATCGCCCGCGTCTTCGAGGTGACTACACCTCACACGGTTGTCGAAGTCGGTGTCGAATCTGGCGGTGCCAGTTCCACCTACCTCGACCACGGAGCGTCAACGGTCTACTGCATTGAACCTAAGCCGACCGAACAGATGCGGCAAGCACTGGCAGACAATCCCAAACTCCATCTGGTGGAAGGTTTTTCTCCGGCCGTCCTGGCCGAGATACCGGCCTGCGATATCTACGTCATCGACGGTGACCACAACTACGCGACTGTCCGCAGCGAACTCGACTGGATCCTGTCGAAAGCCCCCGACGCCGTGGTCATCTTGCATGACCTGCTGTGGCCCTGGGGACGACGCGACCTCTATTACAGCGCGGCCGCGCTGGACCCGGCTGACGTGCATGCGAACACCGATGATGGACCGACGGTCTGGCATGACGACGTCACCCCGGCCGGGTTCGTCGGGCTTGGGCAGTTCACTGCCGCCGTGGAGGCCGGCGGGGAACGCAACGGGGTGCTGACTGCCGTCGAGGACGCTCTTGCCGTCGATGGTGCAGGCGTACACGAACTCGTCTTAATCCCAGCGGTATTCGGGCTCGGCATCATTTTCCCGACCGCCGACGAGCAGCAGGCCAGCAGAATCCGTGCAGCCCTGGAGCCTTACCATCAGTCTCGCTTGTTGGCGGCGATGGAAAATAACCGGATCGCGTTATACACCCGGATACTTGCCATGCAATTCGACATGGCGGCCGGCGCCGATGATCGGGACAACCTCGTCAGCCAACTTCAGCAGCAACGCGCCGACCTCGACGCGCGCCAGGACGAAATCCTGCGGTTGCAGCACGAGCTGACTGCCGCACGAGCAAACCTCCCTATCGCTGACACCAGCAGCGCTCGCCGCGCCCGGAACAGGGCGGTCCGCGCGGTACGTGGCATCGAGTTGCCTAGCTGGGCGAAGCGTTGA
- a CDS encoding HAD family hydrolase, whose protein sequence is MRILAESNSRERRGALGPEVSIYDIWREMPTEVLLRDDLRFYVESEVDEEHRVLVPDLDIAELVSLAHAHSIPIILVSDTYFLQEHLDRFLDRTPLEPLKSAQVFRSHEHGVDKAHGLWKVVFKALGVQPSQIVHIGDNERPDVTVPAKLGVRTVHLVRVGQRYERILQREGEPLDPFGSRAPHLDLTDGDFGLTSLRAKLIENAALESVAPAVACSWSYGAAVLGPVLTGFAEWAAYRAHLHNTSTLWCPMREGEMLSALINNAAQSRGWNVTAKPVWLSRHLTSVAALAVVDRDTLHAFMRRRHGMTVGGLLSVLQLRPGDVPALATRLGVVLDNGVIADDVARALTETPHLRNRIATTATATRERLLSHLRSVGALDGSDLTLVDLGWGATIQSQLATALSLAGVPVRPSGLYLATDRRSTKVLLTGLRVEGYLGAAGEPAGVVGAITRSPEILEQGVSSLCGSLLDFTPDGEPILGPPAGSTEQNHARRALHEGVHSFQSEWYRYADATGLWPTFDGGEIPRLGNILASSITSPTTDEAAVFGAWEHEDNFGSDLVSHVVPTELVPAVPYMSPGDLGDLAMRDSFWPSGVAATDPNIAAAAAAINSGAVPASVFEPDEPSYTVLRFKTGDGRWHDGPKVPVRINRNGLSFARLNFEAFDATDVSLAIPGRPALVRVDWIEATVTAGGHRHPTPLRWDQPDDFSGLVYAESTWLGGNLVEFHAPHSALWLSLLDKASAPVSSAQLTIAFAVLPQSVSGLSHRAPPAPRFKRLTARAKAEYRSGGPKALAAGAVRMAIRTGTAAATSDHDGRDRDDD, encoded by the coding sequence TTGCGAATCCTGGCCGAGTCGAACTCCCGCGAGCGGCGCGGTGCCTTGGGCCCCGAGGTATCGATCTACGACATTTGGCGGGAGATGCCGACCGAAGTGCTGCTGCGCGATGACCTTCGTTTTTATGTGGAATCAGAGGTGGACGAGGAACATCGGGTCTTGGTTCCAGACCTCGACATTGCTGAGTTGGTGAGCCTGGCGCATGCGCATTCGATCCCGATCATTTTGGTGTCTGACACCTACTTCTTGCAGGAGCACCTGGACCGTTTCCTTGATCGCACCCCGCTGGAGCCGCTGAAGTCCGCGCAGGTCTTCCGCTCACACGAACACGGTGTCGACAAGGCCCACGGACTATGGAAAGTAGTCTTTAAAGCCCTGGGGGTCCAGCCGAGTCAGATTGTCCACATCGGAGACAATGAGCGTCCCGACGTGACGGTGCCCGCAAAGTTGGGGGTACGCACGGTTCATCTGGTTCGGGTAGGGCAGCGCTACGAGCGGATTCTCCAGCGTGAAGGCGAACCCCTTGATCCTTTCGGGTCTCGAGCACCCCATTTGGACTTGACCGACGGCGACTTTGGATTGACCAGTCTGCGAGCCAAGCTCATCGAGAACGCTGCGCTCGAGTCGGTCGCACCGGCTGTCGCGTGCTCGTGGAGTTACGGTGCTGCGGTGCTCGGCCCGGTGCTGACCGGATTTGCCGAATGGGCCGCTTATCGCGCTCACCTGCACAACACATCGACGCTGTGGTGTCCGATGCGTGAGGGCGAGATGTTGTCGGCCCTGATCAACAACGCGGCCCAGAGCCGGGGCTGGAACGTCACAGCCAAGCCGGTCTGGTTGTCTCGCCACCTGACCTCGGTGGCTGCGCTCGCAGTGGTCGACCGCGACACCCTGCACGCGTTCATGCGACGGCGGCACGGCATGACAGTCGGCGGGCTGCTCTCTGTGCTGCAGCTGCGACCGGGTGATGTTCCGGCGCTCGCGACTCGTCTTGGCGTGGTGCTGGACAACGGGGTGATCGCTGACGACGTCGCCCGTGCACTGACCGAGACCCCGCACTTGCGCAACCGGATTGCCACGACGGCCACCGCCACGCGCGAACGACTGCTCTCACATCTGCGGTCGGTGGGGGCGCTGGACGGCTCTGACTTGACGCTGGTGGACTTAGGGTGGGGCGCAACGATTCAGAGTCAACTGGCCACGGCGTTGAGTCTGGCCGGGGTGCCCGTCAGACCGTCGGGTCTGTATCTCGCGACGGACCGGCGGAGCACGAAAGTGCTGCTCACTGGACTGCGTGTAGAAGGATATTTGGGCGCTGCCGGTGAACCAGCCGGTGTCGTCGGAGCGATCACCCGCAGCCCGGAGATCCTCGAGCAGGGCGTGAGCAGTCTGTGCGGCTCACTGCTGGACTTCACGCCCGACGGGGAACCGATTCTGGGGCCGCCCGCGGGATCGACCGAGCAAAACCATGCCCGCCGCGCCTTGCATGAAGGCGTGCACTCGTTTCAGAGCGAGTGGTACCGGTACGCCGACGCAACCGGACTCTGGCCGACTTTCGATGGCGGCGAGATACCGCGGTTGGGCAACATCCTGGCATCGTCGATCACCTCGCCGACAACGGACGAGGCGGCAGTATTCGGCGCCTGGGAACACGAGGACAACTTCGGCTCCGACTTGGTCTCGCACGTCGTTCCGACCGAGTTGGTTCCCGCGGTCCCGTATATGTCGCCTGGCGATCTGGGCGATCTCGCAATGCGTGACTCATTTTGGCCATCAGGGGTTGCAGCTACCGATCCGAATATCGCCGCGGCGGCTGCCGCGATCAACTCCGGTGCGGTACCGGCGTCGGTGTTCGAGCCGGACGAGCCGAGCTACACGGTGTTGCGCTTTAAGACCGGTGACGGCCGCTGGCACGACGGACCGAAGGTTCCCGTGAGGATCAATCGCAACGGCCTGTCGTTCGCGCGCCTGAACTTCGAGGCCTTTGACGCCACTGATGTATCACTGGCAATTCCAGGACGACCGGCACTGGTGCGGGTGGACTGGATCGAAGCCACTGTCACAGCCGGCGGCCACCGACACCCCACGCCGCTGCGCTGGGACCAACCCGATGACTTCTCCGGTCTGGTGTACGCAGAATCGACATGGCTCGGCGGCAACCTCGTCGAGTTTCACGCACCTCACTCGGCGCTGTGGCTCTCCCTACTCGACAAGGCCAGTGCGCCAGTTAGTTCCGCCCAACTCACGATCGCCTTCGCTGTCCTACCGCAATCGGTATCGGGCTTGTCCCACCGCGCACCGCCAGCACCTCGTTTCAAACGACTGACCGCCCGCGCTAAAGCCGAGTACCGCTCCGGTGGTCCGAAAGCATTAGCCGCCGGCGCCGTGCGGATGGCGATACGGACGGGCACTGCCGCCGCGACATCCGATCACGATGGACGTGACCGCGATGACGATTGA
- a CDS encoding Ig-like domain-containing protein has protein sequence MNDSRLDLAAAGASVGERDLFIYVDYEEGHEFNQKVYTHIRDTFSRAPRQYDTKVHFIKGISIPSDAAYRIGWEKKGGKDAPHLGPDLSAAADDYGFTDKGWAGDKRVPQLAKYFVNLDHRSGPTIGYASIKGGGGWVAYNVPDLWQKYLNWSFSDAAVHFSEASNLLHEIGHTLGLDHYGDHSCANWRDPKVRDDADNPKCQAGAKNYKSVMSYAYNVVGIPEYDGDKPNRTRMDYSRDEDPWLDWSTGPPVGYLTFVPGQYGEVPDWYAKRAARGQGSDLEGSEPVSESSDAILATTLPSAFDAFAAEFGVAARPDFPTVTPPSEPILYRNDPVTGVLNARDNAGSSLELVAVEGPDHGTIAFEGLTFTYTPKPEYSGADKVTVRATNGTFSSEPAELTFEATGSQPTTTTTPIPSTTTSSPPACSGSVCFGR, from the coding sequence GTGAACGACTCCCGGTTAGATCTAGCAGCTGCCGGCGCCAGCGTCGGTGAGCGGGATCTGTTTATTTATGTGGACTACGAAGAAGGACACGAGTTCAATCAGAAAGTTTACACCCACATTAGGGATACCTTTTCGCGTGCGCCGCGGCAGTACGACACCAAGGTCCATTTCATCAAGGGAATTTCTATACCGTCCGACGCCGCGTACCGCATCGGTTGGGAAAAGAAGGGCGGCAAAGATGCACCACACCTTGGGCCTGATTTGTCCGCAGCAGCCGATGACTACGGGTTTACCGACAAAGGTTGGGCCGGCGATAAGCGTGTACCTCAACTGGCCAAGTACTTCGTAAATCTCGATCACCGCAGCGGACCAACGATCGGTTACGCCTCCATCAAAGGGGGCGGTGGGTGGGTTGCCTACAACGTCCCCGATCTCTGGCAAAAATACCTCAACTGGAGCTTCTCGGACGCCGCGGTGCACTTTAGTGAAGCGTCAAACCTCCTCCATGAGATCGGGCATACCCTCGGCCTCGATCACTACGGAGACCACTCATGCGCCAATTGGAGAGATCCGAAAGTCCGCGACGACGCAGACAATCCGAAGTGTCAAGCTGGCGCAAAAAACTACAAGAGCGTGATGAGCTACGCGTACAACGTGGTGGGAATCCCCGAGTACGACGGAGACAAACCTAACCGGACTCGAATGGACTACTCACGCGATGAAGACCCATGGCTGGACTGGAGCACCGGCCCGCCTGTCGGTTATCTAACTTTCGTACCCGGGCAATATGGGGAGGTACCCGACTGGTACGCAAAAAGAGCAGCAAGAGGCCAAGGATCCGACCTCGAAGGTAGTGAACCCGTTAGTGAGTCCAGCGACGCAATCTTGGCAACCACTCTGCCCTCGGCGTTCGACGCGTTCGCCGCAGAGTTTGGCGTAGCCGCCCGGCCCGACTTTCCGACAGTGACCCCGCCGTCGGAACCTATTCTCTACCGCAACGATCCCGTAACGGGCGTCCTGAACGCACGTGACAACGCCGGTTCGAGCCTTGAGCTGGTGGCGGTCGAGGGGCCCGATCACGGCACAATCGCTTTCGAGGGACTCACATTCACCTACACTCCGAAACCCGAGTACAGCGGCGCGGACAAAGTAACGGTCCGCGCCACAAACGGGACGTTCTCGTCTGAGCCAGCAGAGCTGACGTTTGAGGCAACTGGCTCACAGCCCACCACGACAACCACACCGATCCCGTCCACTACAACGAGCAGTCCTCCAGCGTGCAGCGGCTCAGTCTGCTTCGGCAGGTAG
- a CDS encoding LuxR C-terminal-related transcriptional regulator, translating to MNRSAMHTSLVSAPKPCRKPSLSTREVEVLRAWVLADSKQAAASSLFITSATVNTHITRIRGKYADAGRPATTKAALLARAIQDGVINLNDV from the coding sequence ATGAATAGAAGCGCCATGCATACAAGTCTTGTTTCTGCCCCCAAGCCCTGCCGCAAACCATCGCTGAGCACTCGGGAAGTTGAGGTGTTGAGAGCTTGGGTTCTTGCCGATAGCAAGCAGGCGGCCGCTTCAAGTCTTTTCATCACATCGGCGACGGTGAACACCCACATCACCCGCATACGCGGCAAATATGCCGACGCTGGCCGCCCGGCCACCACCAAGGCAGCGCTGCTTGCTCGGGCCATTCAAGACGGTGTCATCAACTTAAACGACGTTTGA
- a CDS encoding sensor histidine kinase: protein MATDSTTYAPPALTTDSPDTALDRTAGRRILRQFAVFIACGYLAYLILTLPAITASLQVMHLGWTIPALLCVFGPGLILGPLAWRAPTRRLKVAAAITASGYVVAIATWWFGWTGEHLTGNTDIWFSYFCGLAAIAAALALPPRYSFVVLVGVVVLATVINHAVRASAANGPLVPDIAWAFAFSLVYFAAAVMGMRTAAVLDDTRAQAYSVTAQAAAAQARTVERQRFNQLTHDGVMSTLLVAARQGNSDHLARQAQATLADLDTMREGTNTTETLPVDAAVAHLRLAITTADPHARLRVHDRGRPAIPFPGPAVRTIAAATAEAVRNSHRHANSATPTTVTVSLDDLKLQVAVSDNGIGFDPGTVPADRLGIAVSIRDRMNHIGGSAVIDSAPGHGTHVTLYWEQQHWEHQ from the coding sequence ATGGCTACCGATTCCACGACGTACGCGCCGCCAGCGCTGACGACCGACAGTCCAGACACGGCCCTTGACCGCACGGCCGGCCGCCGGATCTTGCGGCAATTCGCCGTGTTCATCGCCTGTGGCTACTTGGCCTACCTGATCTTGACGCTGCCGGCGATCACAGCGTCCCTCCAGGTCATGCATCTGGGTTGGACGATCCCCGCACTTCTCTGTGTGTTCGGACCAGGCCTAATTCTCGGGCCCCTGGCGTGGCGGGCACCAACTCGACGACTGAAAGTGGCTGCAGCGATCACCGCTTCCGGTTACGTCGTCGCTATCGCAACCTGGTGGTTTGGCTGGACCGGCGAACACCTCACCGGGAACACTGATATTTGGTTCTCGTATTTTTGCGGGCTGGCAGCGATAGCTGCCGCGCTGGCCTTGCCCCCGCGGTACTCGTTCGTCGTCCTCGTCGGAGTAGTCGTCTTGGCGACGGTCATCAACCACGCTGTCCGAGCGTCAGCGGCCAACGGCCCGCTCGTTCCCGACATAGCCTGGGCGTTCGCGTTTTCGTTGGTGTACTTCGCTGCTGCCGTGATGGGGATGCGCACAGCCGCGGTGCTCGATGACACTCGCGCCCAGGCGTACTCGGTCACCGCTCAGGCCGCGGCAGCCCAAGCGCGCACTGTAGAACGCCAGCGGTTCAACCAACTAACCCACGACGGCGTGATGTCGACGCTGCTCGTTGCCGCTCGCCAGGGAAACTCCGATCATCTAGCTCGCCAAGCGCAAGCCACACTCGCTGACCTCGACACCATGCGTGAGGGCACCAACACCACCGAAACGCTGCCCGTCGATGCCGCCGTCGCACACCTCCGACTCGCCATCACCACCGCAGATCCTCATGCGCGGCTACGAGTTCACGACAGGGGCCGACCAGCGATACCGTTCCCCGGCCCGGCCGTCCGTACCATCGCCGCCGCAACCGCCGAGGCGGTCAGAAACAGCCACCGCCACGCGAACAGCGCCACGCCAACGACCGTCACCGTCTCCCTTGATGATCTCAAGCTGCAGGTCGCAGTGTCCGACAACGGCATCGGTTTCGACCCAGGCACTGTTCCAGCCGATCGACTGGGCATAGCAGTCAGCATCCGCGACCGCATGAACCACATCGGGGGATCGGCCGTCATCGACTCCGCGCCAGGACACGGCACTCACGTCACCCTGTACTGGGAACAACAGCACTGGGAACACCAATGA
- a CDS encoding response regulator transcription factor, protein MIVAMTSHPNGWRGRIGVVDDHPSIVVGLRAILDTQHDLRFVAGAATVPELLQQTQQLDLVILDLRLEDGSSPQSNVEALLNVGTPTIAYTSGDEAYLVRLAASAGVRAVVRKNVPEDELLSAMRASLAGQEAPTVDWAAAIDADEDFVDLSPQLRRVLELYASGESTAGVAKAMNLSAETVADYVGRIRRKYVSVGRPAPTRSHLVLRAIEDGWLPIPRRTRRQR, encoded by the coding sequence ATGATTGTCGCCATGACGTCACACCCGAATGGTTGGCGCGGGCGGATCGGTGTTGTCGATGATCACCCGTCGATCGTGGTCGGCTTGCGCGCAATACTCGACACGCAACATGATCTACGTTTTGTGGCTGGTGCAGCGACTGTGCCCGAACTGCTGCAGCAGACCCAACAATTGGACTTGGTGATCCTCGATCTGCGGCTCGAAGATGGGTCATCGCCGCAATCCAACGTCGAGGCCCTCCTCAATGTTGGGACCCCAACGATCGCCTATACCTCCGGCGACGAGGCGTATCTCGTGCGGTTGGCCGCCAGCGCGGGTGTTCGAGCGGTCGTACGTAAGAACGTGCCAGAAGATGAGTTGCTTAGTGCAATGCGGGCTTCGTTGGCCGGCCAGGAAGCTCCGACGGTGGATTGGGCGGCCGCGATCGACGCCGACGAGGACTTCGTGGATCTCTCGCCGCAGCTTCGACGCGTGCTCGAGCTTTATGCCTCCGGGGAATCAACTGCCGGGGTAGCGAAAGCGATGAACTTGTCAGCTGAAACCGTTGCCGACTACGTCGGCCGTATCCGCAGGAAGTACGTGTCGGTGGGCCGGCCCGCCCCAACACGATCACACCTGGTCTTGCGAGCAATTGAGGATGGATGGCTACCGATTCCACGACGTACGCGCCGCCAGCGCTGA